From Virgibacillus ihumii, the proteins below share one genomic window:
- the pckA gene encoding phosphoenolpyruvate carboxykinase (ATP), with protein sequence MNAVEQSKLIKDLLSHDNLQNNLSVPQLVEKILAREEGTLSASGAIRATTGKYTGRSPKDKFIVRDETTKDVIDWGIVNQEIDEASFDNLYKKVVAHLKERNELYHFQGYAGADTNYRLPIEVFNEYAWHNLFSRQLFIEPTEEELGTHHSEFTIISAPTYKADPKVDGTNSETFILVSFKQRIVLIGGTEYAGEIKKSIFSVMNFLLPQRDILSMHCSANVGQEGDVALFFGLSGTGKTTLSADPYRRLIGDDEHGWSTNGVFNIEGGCYAKCINLSQEKEPQIYDAIRFGSVLENVILDEESRQPDYDDTSLTENTRAAYTLKNIDNIVSPSVAGHPNTIIFLTADASGTLPPISRLTKEQAMYHFLSGYTSKLAGTERGVTEPQATFSACFGSPFLPLEPATYAEMLGEKIDLYNTSVFLVNTGWTGGSYGVGKRMKLSYTRAMVHSALEGELNSAETTSDEIFGLEIPMHVPGVPDEVLIPKQTWDDKEAYDKEAQSLAMKFHDNFNQFTHASDEIKKAGPLYRG encoded by the coding sequence ATGAATGCGGTGGAACAATCAAAATTAATCAAAGATTTACTTTCACATGATAATCTGCAAAATAACCTTTCCGTACCACAGCTTGTCGAGAAAATTCTGGCACGTGAAGAGGGAACGCTGTCTGCATCAGGTGCAATTCGTGCGACTACCGGTAAATATACCGGGCGATCCCCAAAAGATAAGTTCATCGTTCGGGATGAGACCACTAAGGACGTCATTGACTGGGGAATCGTCAACCAGGAGATTGATGAGGCATCTTTTGATAACCTTTACAAAAAGGTGGTTGCCCATTTAAAGGAACGAAATGAATTATATCATTTTCAGGGCTATGCCGGAGCCGATACAAATTACCGGCTGCCAATTGAAGTTTTCAATGAATATGCCTGGCACAATCTGTTTTCCAGACAACTGTTTATCGAACCGACGGAGGAAGAATTGGGAACCCATCATTCCGAATTCACTATCATATCTGCCCCTACATACAAGGCAGACCCGAAAGTCGATGGAACGAATTCCGAAACGTTTATTCTTGTCTCATTCAAACAACGCATCGTTCTGATTGGTGGTACTGAATATGCCGGAGAAATCAAGAAATCCATTTTTTCCGTGATGAATTTCCTGCTCCCACAGCGTGACATTTTATCGATGCATTGTTCTGCCAACGTTGGTCAGGAAGGGGATGTTGCATTATTTTTCGGACTTTCCGGAACCGGTAAAACTACGCTCTCCGCAGATCCGTACCGCCGATTAATCGGGGATGACGAACACGGCTGGAGCACGAACGGTGTATTCAATATTGAAGGTGGCTGTTATGCAAAATGCATCAACCTTTCACAGGAAAAAGAACCGCAGATTTATGACGCAATCCGGTTTGGATCGGTACTGGAAAATGTCATTCTTGATGAAGAGTCGCGTCAACCGGACTATGATGACACATCGCTGACAGAAAATACCCGGGCCGCCTATACCCTGAAAAATATTGATAATATTGTTTCGCCAAGTGTAGCTGGCCATCCAAACACCATAATTTTCCTGACAGCTGATGCATCCGGTACTTTACCGCCCATCAGCAGATTAACCAAAGAACAGGCTATGTATCACTTTTTAAGCGGCTACACCAGTAAGCTTGCCGGTACAGAACGCGGCGTAACCGAGCCACAGGCAACGTTTTCAGCATGCTTCGGGTCACCGTTCCTGCCGCTCGAACCGGCGACATACGCTGAGATGCTTGGCGAGAAAATTGATTTGTATAATACAAGTGTATTTCTGGTTAACACCGGCTGGACTGGTGGATCATATGGAGTTGGTAAGCGGATGAAATTATCCTATACACGCGCGATGGTTCATTCAGCGCTTGAAGGCGAATTGAACTCTGCCGAAACAACCAGCGATGAAATTTTCGGACTGGAAATCCCTATGCACGTACCCGGTGTTCCGGATGAAGTACTGATTCCAAAACAAACCTGGGACGATAAAGAAGCTTATGACAAAGAAGCACAATCACTAGCCATGAAGTTTCATGACAACTTTAATCAGTTCACACATGCAAGTGATGAAATCAAAAAAGCTGGTCCATTATACCGGGGTTAA
- a CDS encoding ABC transporter ATP-binding protein, whose protein sequence is MSFLTLDNISHHYFAKKSFTKALDNVSCKINEGEITALLGQSGCGKSTLLSIISGIIQPTEGNILLDLKPLKQTDYTIGYMLEKDYLFSWKSIMDNVLVGPKISGQLSDYTRQKAVDLLRDVGVPDVGNYYPDSLSAEMRQRVALVRTLIMDPKILLLDEPFSATDYREKRKLEDVFSKMLKSCHKTTLLATNDMEEAICMSDRIIVMAPNPGTAARTFNVPIELREERPFLVRRHPKYQLLFDKIWEVFESFDKAVWP, encoded by the coding sequence ATGTCATTCCTTACCTTAGACAACATATCACATCATTATTTCGCAAAAAAGTCATTCACAAAGGCGCTGGACAACGTCTCATGCAAGATAAATGAAGGTGAAATCACCGCTCTCCTTGGACAAAGTGGATGTGGCAAATCAACGTTGCTTTCGATTATATCCGGCATCATCCAGCCGACTGAAGGGAATATCCTGCTGGATTTGAAACCGCTGAAACAGACTGATTATACAATCGGCTATATGCTTGAAAAGGATTATTTGTTTTCATGGAAATCAATAATGGATAATGTTCTGGTTGGTCCGAAAATCAGTGGTCAACTGTCAGACTACACCAGGCAAAAGGCAGTGGATCTTCTGCGTGATGTTGGTGTGCCGGATGTTGGAAATTACTATCCCGATAGCCTTTCCGCTGAGATGCGTCAGCGAGTTGCACTCGTCCGGACACTCATTATGGATCCGAAAATTTTACTGTTGGATGAACCATTTTCAGCTACGGATTACCGGGAAAAACGCAAACTGGAAGATGTATTTTCAAAGATGCTCAAGAGCTGCCATAAAACAACACTGCTGGCTACAAATGATATGGAAGAAGCAATATGCATGAGCGATCGGATTATAGTCATGGCTCCCAATCCAGGGACAGCTGCAAGGACATTTAATGTGCCAATCGAGCTTCGTGAAGAACGACCATTTCTAGTCCGCAGACATCCAAAATATCAGCTGCTTTTTGATAAGATCTGGGAAGTATTCGAATCCTTCGATAAGGCGGTGTGGCCTTAA
- a CDS encoding ABC transporter permease — protein sequence MKKAGTYYGLLKEYKSSQKHKNRIIHSWLVILLITLFVIWELASRIDWFNPLQFSSPSQVYALIFGNVSSGLMLMHLRVSLLATITGFIIGTSSGILTASALWSSLRFFNIMNPFFIIMNALPVLALGPVIIVLVGPGYFAIITIAAILTALITSSVIYSGFKAVDYNYIKILKCFGATRGDIFKEAVFPATLPTVILTLKINIYVSWIGIIIGEFLVSKKGLGYLTIYGVQISDVTLVAASLLLITISAVIMHVIVKQTKHLLIRDSN from the coding sequence ATGAAAAAAGCAGGGACTTATTATGGTCTACTTAAAGAATATAAAAGCAGCCAAAAGCATAAAAACAGAATCATCCATTCATGGTTGGTTATATTGCTAATAACCCTTTTCGTCATTTGGGAACTGGCCAGCAGAATAGATTGGTTTAACCCCTTACAATTCAGCTCTCCATCACAGGTGTACGCATTAATTTTTGGAAATGTTTCGAGTGGATTGATGCTGATGCACCTCAGGGTATCATTGCTTGCGACGATTACTGGATTCATCATCGGCACAAGCAGTGGAATCCTGACAGCCAGCGCTCTCTGGTCATCATTACGATTTTTCAACATTATGAATCCCTTTTTTATCATCATGAATGCTTTACCCGTGTTGGCTCTGGGGCCAGTTATCATCGTTCTCGTCGGACCGGGTTATTTCGCAATCATAACCATTGCTGCCATTCTCACGGCCCTGATTACTTCTTCAGTTATTTATTCCGGATTCAAAGCGGTGGATTACAACTATATAAAAATATTGAAATGCTTTGGTGCAACGCGCGGCGACATTTTTAAAGAAGCCGTGTTTCCGGCAACACTGCCGACAGTAATTTTAACATTGAAGATAAACATTTACGTATCCTGGATTGGAATCATCATCGGCGAATTTCTTGTTTCAAAAAAAGGACTTGGCTATTTGACCATTTACGGTGTTCAGATATCTGATGTTACGCTCGTTGCAGCCAGTTTGCTGCTGATTACCATTTCTGCTGTAATCATGCATGTAATCGTTAAACAGACCAAACACTTACTGATCAGGGATTCAAATTAG
- the ytkD gene encoding RNA deprotection pyrophosphohydrolase has product MYTFKDYYHNKVKLSFDDHPFSKKPKHVWVICKYKGRWLLTRHKDRGLEFPGGKVEPGESALDAAIREVMEETGGTVRKIRYIAQYFVAGKAGHVIKNVYYADIGELTERETYYETDGPFLLKSIPDNVETNEMYSFIMKDGVLIHCMKHLNI; this is encoded by the coding sequence ATGTACACGTTTAAAGATTATTATCACAATAAAGTAAAGTTATCGTTCGATGACCACCCGTTTTCCAAAAAACCGAAACATGTTTGGGTTATCTGCAAATATAAAGGGAGATGGCTGCTGACAAGGCATAAAGACCGAGGCCTTGAGTTCCCGGGTGGAAAAGTGGAACCCGGTGAGTCGGCTCTCGATGCTGCCATTCGGGAAGTGATGGAAGAAACGGGTGGTACAGTGCGTAAAATCCGGTATATTGCCCAGTATTTTGTGGCAGGAAAAGCGGGGCATGTCATAAAAAATGTTTACTATGCCGACATCGGTGAACTGACAGAACGGGAGACCTATTATGAAACCGATGGTCCGTTTCTGTTAAAATCAATTCCTGACAATGTAGAAACAAATGAAATGTACAGCTTTATAATGAAAGATGGTGTACTGATTCATTGTATGAAACACTTGAATATATGA
- a CDS encoding hydrolase, whose translation MEKKKYYVNMASQEISRIEYGNNADFVIHATWEEAQLLRAKLDRMNDADFNGFFRAHVPIRPYHHDQSNDDYDSGITDAFRMIYDLGNDATKEHIVNMGVLSENHM comes from the coding sequence ATGGAAAAGAAAAAATATTATGTGAATATGGCCAGCCAGGAGATTTCCAGGATTGAATACGGAAACAATGCAGATTTTGTTATCCATGCTACATGGGAAGAGGCTCAGCTGCTGCGGGCGAAGCTGGATCGTATGAATGATGCAGATTTTAACGGTTTTTTCAGGGCACATGTACCGATACGGCCGTATCACCATGATCAGTCGAATGATGATTATGATTCGGGGATTACCGATGCTTTCCGGATGATTTATGACCTGGGCAATGATGCGACAAAAGAACATATAGTCAATATGGGTGTGTTATCAGAAAATCACATGTAA
- a CDS encoding ABC transporter ATP-binding protein translates to MQTLAAKDLTLGYGEDIIIDDLDISIPKGEITVFIGGNGCGKSTLLRSLARLLKPKGGDIVLNGEDIAKMRTKEVAQKLAILPQSPVTPEGLTVLELVKQGRHPYRGFLKQWSKDDDQAVNKALDVTNMVDLKDRTVDSLSGGQRQRAWIAMTLAQDTDTILLDEPTTYLDMTHQIDVLDLLFELNEKDGRTVVMVLHDLNLACRYAHHIVAIRDKQVFAQGKPEEIVTCKLVHEVFQMKCDVTFDPMFGTPMCIPHGRGRCIYANGAGTGTGTSKTALN, encoded by the coding sequence ATGCAGACGTTGGCAGCGAAGGATTTAACACTTGGCTATGGCGAAGATATCATTATAGATGATTTGGACATTTCGATTCCAAAAGGTGAAATCACAGTATTTATTGGCGGTAACGGCTGTGGAAAATCAACTTTACTACGTTCATTGGCTCGTCTTTTGAAACCCAAAGGCGGCGATATTGTATTGAATGGTGAGGATATCGCCAAAATGCGAACGAAGGAAGTGGCACAAAAACTTGCCATTCTTCCGCAGAGTCCGGTAACACCTGAAGGGTTAACAGTATTGGAACTTGTCAAGCAGGGTCGTCATCCATACCGTGGATTCCTGAAACAATGGTCCAAAGATGATGATCAGGCTGTTAATAAAGCACTCGATGTAACAAATATGGTTGATTTGAAGGATCGTACGGTTGATTCGCTTTCGGGCGGGCAGCGCCAGCGGGCATGGATTGCCATGACGCTTGCACAGGATACAGATACCATTTTACTTGATGAACCGACAACATATTTGGATATGACACATCAAATTGACGTTCTCGATTTATTGTTTGAGTTAAATGAGAAAGATGGTCGTACGGTTGTAATGGTGCTGCATGATTTGAACCTTGCCTGCCGTTATGCGCATCATATCGTTGCTATTAGGGATAAGCAGGTATTCGCACAAGGTAAACCGGAAGAGATTGTAACGTGCAAACTGGTACATGAGGTATTTCAGATGAAGTGTGATGTTACTTTTGACCCTATGTTCGGCACGCCAATGTGCATTCCGCATGGAAGAGGCAGATGTATTTACGCGAATGGTGCAGGAACTGGTACTGGTACATCAAAGACCGCGCTTAACTGA
- a CDS encoding mechanosensitive ion channel, with amino-acid sequence MNFMDQYLSASFMQGLQNFVIAIVALLVGWLIAKLIANAVEKALGKTDLDEKLLDKFRTSDKPINSSRIVGKVVYYILLIIVFIIFFNLLNLNMIANPLSDLISTFFAFIPTVLKAALILLLAFVLATVIQWLVVTGGKKVNLQKVFSKLKISATDEDAENAIETVGKVVFYLILLLFIPGVLDALSIEGVSEPFAGLLATVLAFIPKLIAAALIFVVGWFVAKIIKGIIVNLLKAVGSEGLVLKLKMQKLFEGTSLAAFVGNLVFVLIMIPITIAALEKLELTGITDPAISMLNDIMNMIPNIIIAVALILVGVWLGKLVGGFVTDLLQRLGFDGLAAKIRLGNMDASEATMKPSALVGYIVQVLIVFFLTVQALNLIGLEFLVDIASAITAYLPNVLAAVLILGIALIVAGIVEKVLVNMLAGPAIKILAAFAKYAIIVLAGFMALSQLGIATSIVTSAFILILGGLALAFGLAFGLGGKEFASKHLAKFDRTLEETKVKDNE; translated from the coding sequence ATGAATTTTATGGATCAGTATTTATCCGCAAGTTTTATGCAAGGATTGCAAAATTTTGTTATTGCAATTGTTGCATTACTTGTCGGATGGTTAATTGCCAAACTTATTGCAAATGCCGTGGAGAAGGCTCTCGGAAAAACCGATTTGGATGAAAAGCTGTTAGATAAATTCCGAACAAGTGATAAACCTATAAATTCCAGCCGGATTGTCGGGAAAGTGGTTTATTACATATTGCTGATCATCGTGTTTATCATTTTCTTCAATCTGTTAAACCTTAATATGATCGCAAATCCATTATCAGATCTAATCTCAACATTCTTTGCCTTTATACCGACAGTATTGAAAGCAGCATTAATTTTACTTCTGGCGTTTGTACTGGCTACTGTTATTCAGTGGTTGGTTGTTACTGGAGGGAAAAAGGTTAATTTGCAGAAGGTGTTCTCCAAGCTGAAGATTTCAGCTACGGACGAGGATGCTGAAAATGCTATTGAAACAGTGGGTAAAGTAGTTTTTTATCTGATTCTTTTGCTGTTTATCCCTGGTGTACTCGATGCATTAAGCATTGAAGGTGTATCTGAACCATTTGCGGGGTTACTGGCAACAGTGCTTGCTTTTATTCCGAAGCTGATAGCTGCAGCCTTAATTTTTGTTGTTGGATGGTTCGTTGCCAAAATAATCAAAGGTATTATCGTTAATTTGCTTAAAGCGGTAGGTTCTGAAGGTTTAGTACTTAAACTGAAGATGCAGAAATTATTTGAAGGAACAAGTCTTGCTGCATTTGTTGGTAATCTTGTATTCGTCCTTATTATGATTCCAATAACAATCGCAGCACTTGAAAAGCTCGAATTGACTGGAATTACCGACCCGGCAATTTCAATGCTGAATGATATCATGAATATGATTCCGAATATTATCATTGCTGTTGCACTGATTCTTGTGGGTGTGTGGCTTGGTAAATTAGTTGGTGGATTTGTTACTGATTTATTACAGCGTCTTGGTTTCGATGGACTGGCGGCCAAAATTCGGTTAGGCAATATGGATGCCTCCGAAGCAACCATGAAACCTTCAGCACTTGTCGGGTACATTGTTCAGGTATTGATTGTTTTCTTCCTGACAGTGCAGGCACTAAATTTGATTGGACTTGAATTCCTGGTTGATATTGCTTCAGCCATTACAGCTTATCTGCCAAATGTACTGGCAGCAGTACTTATACTGGGTATAGCTTTAATTGTGGCAGGCATAGTTGAAAAAGTGCTTGTAAATATGCTGGCAGGACCGGCAATCAAGATTCTGGCCGCTTTCGCAAAATATGCGATTATCGTACTGGCTGGATTCATGGCACTGTCACAACTTGGCATTGCGACATCAATCGTTACTTCAGCGTTCATCTTGATTCTGGGTGGGCTGGCGCTTGCGTTTGGGCTTGCATTCGGTCTTGGCGGAAAAGAATTTGCAAGCAAGCACCTAGCCAAGTTTGACCGTACGCTGGAAGAAACAAAAGTAAAAGACAATGAATAA
- a CDS encoding o-succinylbenzoate--CoA ligase: MSETIPHWLTKQADLAPDKIAIEHEDGSTISFSELKDSSRRFAKKLVQLGISTGSRVGILSVNHSDMVIAVHALSYLGAVAVMLNTRLADDELNYQIHDADVATVLVQEHGSQLDASVYTFSEIKKLEEKEIPLHEELNLDEVFTIIYTSGTTGFPKGVMHTYGNHWWSAVSSMLNFGLDKDDKWLAVLPIFHVGGLSIFLRSVIYGIPAYLMGKFDEHAVNDAIMTKNITIASVVPVMLKKMVNALDDRDYPKNFRSVLLGGGPASKSLLEKARAHKVPVFQSFGMTETSSQIVTLSPDNALDKLGSSGKPLFPAQLEIGPSEDGIGEIFVKGPMVTKGYFNNKDATEKVFADGWLSTGDLGYVDEDGFLFVVDRRKDLIISGGENIYPSEIEAILSRLNSIREVAVAGVESEEWGQVPVAFVVKNSETTAEEILEFAKSHIARYKLPKEIYFIDSLPRNASNKIVRTKLVNFLEE, encoded by the coding sequence ATGTCTGAAACAATTCCACACTGGCTGACAAAACAAGCGGATCTTGCTCCGGATAAAATCGCAATTGAACATGAAGACGGCTCAACCATTTCGTTTAGTGAGCTTAAAGATTCAAGCCGGCGATTTGCCAAAAAGCTTGTTCAGCTTGGGATTTCAACTGGTTCGCGTGTTGGTATTTTATCAGTAAACCATAGCGATATGGTAATTGCTGTTCATGCATTGAGTTATCTTGGGGCTGTTGCCGTTATGCTCAATACGCGCCTGGCTGACGATGAACTGAACTACCAGATTCACGATGCTGACGTTGCAACAGTATTGGTGCAGGAACATGGTTCGCAGCTGGATGCTTCTGTGTATACATTTTCTGAAATAAAAAAACTGGAGGAAAAAGAAATACCCTTACATGAGGAATTAAATCTGGATGAAGTATTTACAATTATTTATACTTCCGGTACCACCGGTTTTCCGAAAGGTGTTATGCACACATATGGAAATCACTGGTGGAGTGCTGTTTCATCGATGCTTAATTTCGGGCTGGACAAAGATGATAAGTGGCTCGCTGTATTGCCTATTTTTCATGTCGGTGGACTGTCCATATTTCTGCGTAGTGTTATTTATGGAATTCCGGCATATTTGATGGGAAAATTTGATGAACATGCGGTAAATGATGCAATTATGACAAAAAATATCACAATTGCTTCGGTGGTTCCTGTCATGCTGAAAAAAATGGTGAATGCTCTTGATGACCGAGACTATCCGAAGAATTTCAGAAGTGTATTGCTTGGAGGAGGTCCGGCATCGAAGTCCTTGCTGGAAAAAGCCCGGGCACATAAAGTTCCGGTGTTCCAATCATTTGGAATGACCGAAACTTCATCCCAAATCGTGACACTGAGTCCAGATAATGCTTTGGATAAACTTGGCTCATCAGGAAAACCGTTATTCCCGGCGCAACTGGAAATTGGTCCATCCGAAGACGGGATTGGTGAAATCTTCGTCAAGGGACCAATGGTTACAAAAGGATATTTTAATAACAAAGATGCAACTGAAAAAGTTTTTGCCGATGGCTGGCTGTCAACAGGTGACCTTGGATATGTTGATGAAGATGGTTTTCTTTTTGTAGTAGACCGAAGAAAGGATTTAATTATATCAGGCGGGGAGAACATTTACCCCAGTGAAATCGAAGCAATCCTTTCTAGACTTAATTCCATCAGAGAAGTTGCTGTTGCCGGTGTGGAAAGTGAGGAATGGGGACAGGTGCCTGTAGCATTTGTCGTGAAAAACAGTGAAACAACTGCTGAAGAAATTTTAGAATTCGCGAAAAGTCATATTGCCAGGTATAAATTGCCAAAGGAAATATATTTTATTGACAGCTTACCGCGAAATGCATCCAATAAAATCGTTCGAACTAAATTAGTTAATTTTTTGGAAGAATAA
- the menH gene encoding 2-succinyl-6-hydroxy-2,4-cyclohexadiene-1-carboxylate synthase, protein MYFSKGDTSYWYETTGEGEPVVLLHGFTGSTGTWSEFVREWQHEFQVITIDLPGHGKTTHSRPVTIEECCSDLVSLFNYLAFDKVHVIGYSMGGRTALSLAMLYPEKLCSLTLESSSPGLSDDQERMDRRHRDAQLAKRLERDDIEAFVDFWENIPLFDTQKKLPNETRQKVRNERLNQSAEGLAMSLRSMGTGQQPSWWDRLNELKLPVLLLAGAYDEKFIGINKLMAKRMQQASLRLIEDAGHAIHVEQPQIFGKIVIKFLRNVG, encoded by the coding sequence GTGTATTTTTCAAAAGGTGATACATCCTATTGGTATGAGACAACAGGTGAAGGCGAACCGGTTGTATTGTTGCATGGGTTCACCGGAAGCACTGGAACATGGTCCGAATTTGTACGTGAGTGGCAGCATGAATTTCAGGTTATTACAATTGATTTGCCAGGCCACGGAAAAACAACGCACAGCCGGCCGGTTACAATCGAAGAATGCTGCTCGGACCTGGTGAGTTTGTTTAACTATCTCGCGTTTGATAAAGTTCATGTGATCGGCTATTCAATGGGAGGCAGGACAGCATTATCACTGGCGATGCTCTATCCGGAAAAGCTGTGTTCACTTACCCTTGAGAGTTCATCGCCCGGTCTGTCGGATGATCAGGAGCGAATGGATCGCAGGCACCGGGACGCGCAACTCGCAAAACGACTCGAACGGGATGATATTGAGGCGTTCGTTGACTTTTGGGAAAACATTCCATTGTTCGATACGCAAAAGAAACTGCCGAATGAAACAAGACAAAAAGTTCGGAATGAACGGTTAAACCAATCAGCAGAAGGGCTCGCCATGTCACTTCGCAGTATGGGAACAGGGCAACAGCCGTCTTGGTGGGACAGACTGAATGAGTTGAAACTGCCGGTTTTACTGCTGGCGGGAGCGTATGATGAGAAGTTTATTGGAATAAATAAATTGATGGCAAAGCGTATGCAACAAGCGAGTTTGAGACTGATTGAGGATGCGGGACATGCAATTCATGTGGAACAACCGCAGATTTTTGGTAAAATAGTAATTAAGTTTTTAAGGAACGTTGGATAG
- the menD gene encoding 2-succinyl-5-enolpyruvyl-6-hydroxy-3-cyclohexene-1-carboxylic-acid synthase has product MNHTEKLTRYTANFVDELAKSGLTDVVISPGSRSTPLAMTLSEHPELSQWVILDERSAAFFALGMAKKKQQPVAIVCTSGTAAANYFPAIVEAYYSRVPLVVLTTDRPHELRDVGAPQAIGQLKLYGDYVKWFHEMALPEADDTMLHYVRSKASRAVKTASQGNAGPVHLNFPFREPLLPDFTLENLWGEQAGHAYYPTFTGSRKLGDDQIEQLFDQLKLDGKGLIVCGPQTDPNLAVAITQFASVWGLPILADPLSQLRAGKHDKDVVIEGYDAILRDETIRRKLKPDYIIRFGAMPVSKPYLFYVKEHGDVPQFIVEQEAGYREPAGNRSQFIYADAAELCRELAAKKNTYDDSWLASWQSMNHIAKHHLMKQDDDLMEGSAVRVLAETIPEGGTLYVGNSMAVRDVDTFFGATSKQVNVLGNRGANGIDGMVSSGLGAAASGEPTVLLLGDLSFFHDSNGLLTAKQYNINITILLINNDGGGIFSFLPQKNHEQHFEALFGTPMNVDFSHIVRMYEGTYAHASTIDELQAALEAGYRYHGLSVVEVKTDRTENMNWHRGKWEAITIDLLKLKE; this is encoded by the coding sequence ATGAATCACACAGAAAAACTGACTCGATATACGGCAAATTTTGTAGATGAGCTTGCCAAAAGCGGACTAACAGATGTAGTTATTTCACCGGGTTCCCGTTCGACACCGCTTGCCATGACACTATCCGAACATCCTGAATTGTCGCAATGGGTGATTCTTGATGAACGATCGGCTGCATTTTTTGCACTGGGAATGGCTAAAAAGAAACAACAGCCGGTTGCCATTGTCTGTACGTCCGGAACGGCAGCTGCCAACTATTTTCCGGCGATTGTCGAGGCTTATTACAGCAGGGTTCCTTTGGTTGTTCTTACAACAGACCGTCCACATGAATTAAGAGATGTGGGAGCACCGCAAGCAATCGGGCAATTGAAATTATATGGTGATTATGTGAAGTGGTTTCATGAAATGGCACTTCCTGAAGCTGACGATACCATGCTCCATTATGTCCGCAGCAAGGCTTCACGTGCCGTGAAAACCGCGAGTCAAGGAAACGCCGGGCCGGTGCATCTGAATTTTCCGTTCCGCGAACCGCTTTTACCCGATTTCACCCTGGAAAATTTGTGGGGGGAGCAGGCTGGTCATGCCTACTATCCGACGTTCACTGGCTCAAGGAAGCTGGGTGATGACCAGATAGAACAGCTTTTTGATCAGTTGAAGTTGGACGGGAAAGGTCTTATCGTGTGCGGACCCCAGACGGATCCTAATTTAGCTGTGGCGATCACACAATTTGCATCTGTATGGGGGCTGCCGATTCTCGCTGACCCGCTCTCACAGCTCCGGGCCGGAAAGCATGATAAAGACGTTGTTATTGAAGGATACGACGCAATTCTGAGGGATGAAACAATCCGTCGGAAGCTGAAACCTGATTATATTATCCGCTTCGGTGCCATGCCTGTTTCCAAGCCATACCTTTTCTATGTAAAGGAACATGGCGACGTCCCGCAGTTTATTGTCGAACAGGAGGCAGGTTACCGGGAACCCGCTGGCAACCGCTCTCAGTTTATTTATGCGGATGCGGCTGAATTGTGCCGAGAACTTGCTGCTAAAAAGAATACTTATGATGATAGTTGGCTTGCTTCCTGGCAGTCAATGAATCATATAGCCAAACATCATCTGATGAAACAGGACGATGATCTGATGGAAGGCAGTGCAGTAAGGGTTCTGGCGGAAACAATCCCTGAAGGCGGGACCCTGTATGTCGGGAACAGTATGGCGGTACGTGATGTCGATACATTTTTTGGGGCGACCTCGAAGCAGGTCAATGTTTTGGGTAACCGTGGTGCGAATGGTATCGATGGTATGGTTTCAAGCGGTCTTGGTGCAGCGGCATCAGGTGAACCGACTGTATTATTGCTCGGTGACCTGTCCTTTTTCCATGATTCGAATGGGTTGCTTACAGCAAAACAATACAATATCAATATTACGATTTTATTAATTAACAATGATGGAGGCGGAATCTTTTCATTTTTACCGCAAAAAAATCATGAGCAGCATTTTGAAGCATTATTCGGAACACCGATGAATGTTGATTTCAGCCATATCGTCAGGATGTATGAAGGAACATATGCACACGCTTCGACTATCGATGAATTACAGGCTGCACTTGAAGCAGGTTACCGGTATCATGGCTTATCAGTGGTTGAAGTGAAAACAGATCGCACAGAAAACATGAACTGGCATCGTGGAAAGTGGGAAGCCATCACAATAGATTTATTGAAACTAAAGGAATGA